The proteins below are encoded in one region of Brachyspira hampsonii:
- a CDS encoding GNAT family N-acetyltransferase, with protein sequence MSIHNSKYNIIKKKKDKFRIRYLTLEDLDDFNNLLRYAFQVSNNELINLGYDIDEIKQAKSAVLSKAKVLGWFDGEKLASQIAVYPMKMNIHGVIYKMGGVTGVATYPEYSNLGLMNDLMIKSIENMKKEGQTISVLYPYSIPFYRRKGWEIISDKMSFEIKDTQLPKNITDRGRVERVASDSEDLINLYNEFSSTRHGALIRGDLEWEEYWRWEVDDTIVAIYYDEKEEAKGFLVYIIENDVFHIKELVYLNFEARLGLWNYISAHFSMVDKVKGYNYTNEPIAFLLEDSEIKETIRPYIMARITDVKAFINDYPFLRKPKNKKINLIIKDNMAKWNNGSFLIYWDENKNTVCKRLNKEYKRNGKDRYIIRMNIQTLTTMLMSYKSPSYLYKIGRIESSLKGINLLESIIPKEQVYFSDYF encoded by the coding sequence ATGAGCATTCATAATAGTAAATATAATATAATCAAGAAGAAAAAAGATAAATTTAGAATAAGATATTTAACATTAGAAGATTTAGATGATTTTAATAATTTATTAAGATATGCATTTCAAGTGAGCAATAATGAGCTTATAAATTTAGGTTATGATATTGATGAAATAAAACAGGCGAAATCTGCTGTATTAAGTAAGGCTAAAGTTTTGGGGTGGTTTGACGGTGAAAAGTTAGCTTCTCAAATTGCTGTTTATCCTATGAAAATGAATATACATGGGGTTATATATAAAATGGGAGGAGTTACAGGAGTTGCTACTTATCCAGAATATTCTAATCTCGGACTTATGAATGATTTAATGATAAAGAGTATTGAGAATATGAAAAAGGAAGGTCAAACCATATCTGTTTTATATCCTTATTCAATACCATTTTATAGAAGAAAGGGCTGGGAGATTATTTCCGATAAGATGAGTTTTGAAATAAAAGATACTCAGCTTCCAAAAAACATAACAGATAGGGGAAGGGTAGAGAGAGTTGCTTCTGACAGCGAAGATTTAATAAATCTTTATAATGAATTTTCTAGTACAAGGCATGGTGCTTTAATCAGAGGAGATTTAGAATGGGAAGAGTATTGGCGATGGGAAGTAGATGATACTATAGTTGCAATATATTATGATGAAAAAGAAGAGGCTAAAGGTTTTTTGGTTTATATTATAGAAAATGATGTGTTTCATATAAAAGAACTTGTTTATCTTAATTTTGAAGCGAGACTCGGACTTTGGAATTATATATCGGCACATTTCTCTATGGTAGATAAAGTTAAAGGTTATAATTATACTAATGAGCCTATAGCATTTTTGCTTGAGGACAGCGAAATAAAAGAAACTATAAGACCTTATATAATGGCGAGAATTACTGATGTTAAGGCATTTATTAATGATTATCCTTTTTTAAGAAAGCCTAAAAATAAAAAAATCAATTTAATAATAAAAGATAATATGGCTAAATGGAATAACGGAAGTTTTTTAATTTATTGGGATGAGAATAAAAATACTGTTTGTAAAAGACTTAATAAAGAATATAAAAGAAATGGCAAAGACAGATACATTATAAGAATGAATATTCAAACTCTTACAACAATGCTTATGAGTTATAAATCTCCTTCTTATTTGTACAAAATAGGAAGAATAGAATCTAGTTTAAAAGGAATAAATTTATTGGAATCTATTATACCTAAAGAACAGGTTTATTTTTCTGATTATTTTTAA
- the proB gene encoding glutamate 5-kinase: MKSIDLNKINRIVFKFGTNVLRNDDGYISLARIYSFIEAIAKFHKMGKEVLIVTSGAVGLGAKKINAVDLDEVALKQACAAIGQSQLMSIYEDGFSKFDIITAQILLTEEDFSNRRRYLNLHSTLSMLLKYKVIPIINENDTVSSDELKQLYDVTQISFSDNDKLSALVASELDADLLIILSDINGLYDDNPKTNPNAKFIHEVFEVTKEIEDLGLDASKGGRGGMKTKLQAAKIVTRSGCALFIANGKKPNVLNDIFETKDKTIFYPVEEHDELSTKKRWIAYATTIIGKLMINAGAKKAVLEKESSLLPIGITKVINTFKKGDIVSIIDENGNEFARGIINYNSNDVEKIIGHHSDDILKILGYKNYDAVITRDYIVLL; this comes from the coding sequence ATGAAAAGTATAGATTTAAACAAGATAAATAGAATAGTATTCAAATTCGGTACTAATGTTTTAAGAAATGATGACGGTTATATATCTTTAGCTAGAATATATTCATTTATAGAAGCCATTGCCAAATTTCATAAAATGGGAAAAGAAGTTTTAATAGTTACTTCAGGAGCTGTGGGATTAGGTGCTAAAAAAATTAATGCTGTAGATTTAGATGAAGTAGCTTTAAAACAGGCTTGTGCCGCTATAGGACAATCGCAGCTTATGTCAATATATGAAGACGGATTTTCAAAATTTGATATAATCACTGCACAAATACTTCTAACTGAAGAAGATTTCTCAAACAGAAGAAGATATTTAAACTTGCATTCTACTTTAAGCATGCTTTTAAAATATAAAGTTATACCTATCATAAATGAAAATGATACAGTATCGAGCGATGAGCTTAAACAATTATATGATGTTACTCAGATAAGTTTTTCTGATAATGATAAACTTTCTGCCCTGGTAGCAAGCGAATTGGATGCGGATTTACTTATAATACTATCAGATATAAATGGACTTTATGATGATAATCCTAAAACCAATCCTAATGCTAAATTCATACATGAAGTATTTGAAGTTACAAAAGAAATAGAAGATTTAGGACTAGATGCTTCAAAAGGCGGAAGAGGCGGAATGAAAACAAAACTTCAGGCTGCTAAAATAGTTACAAGATCCGGATGTGCATTATTCATAGCTAATGGTAAAAAACCTAATGTACTTAATGATATTTTTGAAACAAAAGATAAAACAATATTCTATCCTGTTGAAGAACATGATGAGCTTTCAACAAAAAAGAGATGGATTGCTTATGCCACAACAATAATAGGTAAATTAATGATTAATGCTGGGGCTAAAAAGGCAGTTTTAGAAAAAGAATCAAGCCTTCTTCCTATAGGAATAACAAAAGTAATTAACACTTTCAAAAAAGGCGATATTGTAAGTATAATAGATGAAAACGGAAACGAGTTTGCCAGAGGAATAATTAATTACAATTCTAATGATGTAGAGAAAATAATCGGACATCACTCTGATGATATATTAAAAATACTAGGCTATAAAAATTATGATGCTGTTATTACAAGAGATTATATAGTATTATTATAA
- a CDS encoding RecB family exonuclease: MEAKKLQRFSEYSMSTYLLCPRKYRYTYIEKPFKKQKRSVNVYFIFGNAIHLACKEFYEQRAEERTLDNLYNIFRNVWKRSGIRAFFNSREEEKELGERGLYMLSNFFNSFGQKVPYRIESYMENRVRDYILFGRIDRIDLSADGTLQIVDYKTTKYYDVGEDNEERERKTIQLKLYACILDGLKCKVTSGSYYHFEDDKLDTIEFTPESINYLREWFDEIVDDIRYDRAFDKKVGRHCEFCDFFKLCQGKEDNIENLVLPSDELFMANIENSENN; encoded by the coding sequence ATGGAAGCTAAAAAGTTACAAAGATTTAGTGAATACAGCATGTCTACATATTTGCTTTGTCCTAGAAAGTATAGATATACTTATATAGAAAAACCTTTTAAAAAGCAAAAAAGAAGTGTTAATGTTTATTTTATATTTGGTAATGCTATACATTTAGCTTGTAAAGAATTTTATGAACAGAGGGCTGAAGAAAGGACTTTAGATAATTTATATAATATATTCAGAAATGTATGGAAAAGAAGCGGTATAAGGGCATTTTTCAATAGTAGGGAAGAAGAGAAGGAACTTGGTGAAAGAGGTCTTTATATGCTTTCTAATTTCTTTAATTCATTCGGACAGAAAGTACCTTATAGAATAGAAAGCTACATGGAAAATAGGGTTAGGGATTATATTTTATTTGGAAGAATAGACAGAATAGATTTATCTGCCGATGGAACGTTACAGATTGTAGATTATAAAACAACAAAGTATTATGATGTCGGTGAAGATAATGAAGAGAGAGAAAGAAAGACAATACAGCTTAAATTATATGCTTGTATATTGGACGGACTTAAATGTAAGGTTACAAGCGGTTCCTATTACCATTTTGAAGACGATAAATTAGATACTATAGAGTTTACTCCTGAATCCATTAATTATCTAAGGGAATGGTTTGATGAGATAGTTGATGACATAAGATATGACAGAGCTTTCGATAAAAAGGTTGGAAGACATTGTGAGTTTTGTGATTTCTTTAAATTATGTCAGGGAAAAGAAGATAATATTGAAAATTTAGTTCTTCCTTCAGATGAATTGTTTATGGCTAATATAGAAAATTCAGAAAATAATTGA
- the galT gene encoding galactose-1-phosphate uridylyltransferase produces MPHIRKDPVTKQSVIISSERTGRPSDYVNLDKKHIVNSELSCPFCRGHEMKTPDPVYTVYAEQEEIWQVRIVPNKYPIISETHENELPKENKLFYASSSKGFHDVIIEHPNHYFNFYHAQTEDFFYIFKAVMMRLKDLGKNEDMMYSLYFKNFGPEAGASLYHSHSQIITTPFIPVQMYEEISGALEYYNENERCVYCDIIKEEKSLNERVICENENFIAICPFASRSPYQIYVIPKEHADSIIHVSSSNILDFASILKDIFDRLYKLLGEISFNYVLHTLLPTLENKYKNSSHWFLDIMPKMSKLAGYELGSGVFINSITPEDAANQLRTIL; encoded by the coding sequence ATGCCGCATATTCGTAAAGACCCTGTAACAAAACAGTCCGTAATTATTTCATCTGAGAGAACAGGAAGACCTAGTGATTATGTTAATTTAGATAAAAAGCATATAGTTAATTCTGAACTCAGTTGTCCTTTTTGCAGAGGGCATGAGATGAAAACTCCGGATCCTGTTTATACTGTTTATGCTGAACAAGAAGAAATTTGGCAGGTTAGAATTGTACCTAATAAATATCCTATAATATCTGAAACTCATGAAAATGAATTGCCTAAAGAAAATAAGCTTTTTTATGCCAGCAGTTCTAAGGGGTTTCATGATGTAATTATAGAACATCCTAATCATTATTTTAATTTTTATCATGCACAAACAGAAGATTTTTTCTATATTTTTAAAGCTGTTATGATGAGGCTTAAAGATTTAGGAAAAAATGAAGATATGATGTATAGTCTTTATTTTAAAAATTTCGGACCGGAGGCAGGAGCAAGTCTTTATCATTCACATTCTCAGATTATAACAACTCCTTTTATACCGGTTCAAATGTATGAGGAGATTAGCGGTGCTTTAGAATATTATAATGAAAATGAAAGATGTGTATACTGTGATATAATAAAAGAAGAAAAATCTTTAAATGAAAGGGTAATATGCGAAAATGAAAACTTTATAGCTATATGTCCATTTGCTTCAAGATCTCCGTATCAGATATATGTAATCCCTAAAGAGCATGCAGACAGCATTATACATGTTTCTAGTTCTAATATTTTGGACTTTGCAAGTATATTGAAAGATATATTCGACAGATTATATAAACTTTTGGGTGAAATTAGTTTTAATTATGTGCTTCATACTCTTTTACCTACACTTGAAAATAAATATAAAAATTCAAGCCATTGGTTTTTAGATATAATGCCTAAAATGAGTAAATTGGCAGGATATGAATTAGGAAGCGGAGTGTTCATTAATTCTATTACTCCTGAAGATGCTGCCAATCAATTAAGAACTATATTATAA
- a CDS encoding CAP domain-containing protein has translation MKKIILITFSILFLALPLFSQDPEQSAKLLKLINEERQRAGLEAYQTSEDLQKAAAIRAEEISKVFESKRPDGSEMHTVYLENGIKVAYYGESIRTGYETANGIFKAMIEDPSDSSSILDMDYTHIGIGIYKNAKNTYWAILYCSLAE, from the coding sequence ATGAAAAAAATTATTTTAATCACATTTAGTATTTTATTTTTAGCATTGCCTTTATTTTCCCAAGACCCTGAGCAGTCTGCTAAACTTCTTAAATTAATAAATGAGGAGAGACAAAGAGCAGGGCTTGAAGCATATCAAACAAGTGAAGATTTGCAAAAAGCAGCAGCTATCAGAGCAGAAGAGATATCAAAAGTTTTTGAATCTAAAAGACCTGACGGAAGCGAAATGCATACTGTATATTTAGAAAATGGTATAAAAGTAGCTTATTACGGAGAATCTATAAGAACAGGATATGAAACAGCAAACGGTATATTCAAAGCTATGATTGAAGATCCAAGCGATTCTTCTTCTATATTGGATATGGATTATACTCATATTGGTATTGGAATATATAAGAATGCTAAAAACACTTATTGGGCTATACTTTACTGTTCATTAGCAGAATAA
- a CDS encoding Rpn family recombination-promoting nuclease/putative transposase codes for MRKNLNTAKTFNPLNDYFIRYLFTDKGSSEAILLDFINSIMINANMKTFRSVEILTPFNLKKNKNLKETIVDVKCITQNGSVVIIEIQLQGNSRFPERILYYWAANYSKLLKHGERYDELTPVISINLLNFNLDKTKNIHSCYMLYEMNNKKLLTDHLQIHIIELKKFKKNVLSKDLNYWLKIFTSKNLEVSMSEIVKEKPIMEEVQKKYNNFVKSKLMMMEYEKKEAYLYGNQIMLDEERRLGKEEGIKEGIEKGIEQGIEQGIEKGEKNKALSIARSLKKSGLDVKFISDNTGLTIEEIDKL; via the coding sequence ATGAGAAAAAATTTAAATACTGCAAAAACTTTTAATCCTTTAAATGATTATTTTATAAGATATCTATTTACTGATAAAGGCAGCAGTGAGGCTATACTTTTAGATTTTATTAATTCTATAATGATTAATGCTAATATGAAGACTTTTCGTTCTGTGGAAATACTGACTCCGTTCAACTTGAAAAAAAATAAAAATTTGAAAGAAACTATTGTTGATGTCAAGTGCATTACTCAAAATGGATCTGTTGTTATTATAGAGATTCAATTACAAGGTAATTCAAGATTTCCAGAACGCATACTTTATTATTGGGCTGCTAATTATAGTAAATTATTAAAACATGGTGAAAGATATGATGAGCTTACTCCTGTAATAAGTATAAATCTATTAAATTTTAATTTAGATAAAACTAAAAATATACATTCATGCTATATGCTTTATGAGATGAATAATAAAAAACTTCTGACTGACCATTTACAAATACATATAATAGAATTAAAAAAGTTTAAGAAAAATGTATTATCTAAAGATTTAAATTATTGGCTTAAAATATTTACAAGTAAAAATTTGGAGGTATCTATGTCTGAAATAGTAAAAGAAAAACCTATAATGGAAGAAGTGCAGAAAAAATATAATAATTTTGTCAAAAGTAAATTAATGATGATGGAATATGAGAAAAAAGAGGCGTATTTATACGGTAATCAAATAATGCTTGATGAGGAGAGAAGATTAGGAAAAGAAGAAGGCATAAAAGAAGGTATAGAGAAAGGTATAGAACAAGGAATAGAACAAGGTATAGAGAAAGGAGAGAAAAATAAGGCATTATCTATAGCTAGAAGTCTTAAAAAATCAGGTTTGGATGTAAAATTTATAAGCGATAATACAGGATTAACTATAGAGGAAATAGATAAACTTTAA
- a CDS encoding class I SAM-dependent RNA methyltransferase, with product MEVKIIDTAYGGYGIAKDENGKVIFIPHSVEEDILDITITKESKKFSYASINRIIESSKYRIKPKCKYSGICGGCLFNHIEYNKQLDIKKNIVLNALRNINFNKDIKIIFGDNFNYRLRVNMIAYNGKIGFCRFKSNDFVNIDECIILKESLFKRIKNFASENNITGNIYAIENNNSEALAFIELNKKINIKPFEKYFKGITVRHNKNIKSYGADTILYKTKYGNIPIGHKTFFQSNLYLLDDFQYNVIKYLNNNDSTIVELYAGSGFFTAALENRIKSFNNNYRFISSEINKDSVLIANKYGFNIKNEDALITLKNINYNIDVLILDPPREGINKKVIDEIIRIKPKKIIYVSCDPMTFARDVNLLKEYYNLSDLNIIDMFADTYHIEIISFLEYKV from the coding sequence ATGGAAGTTAAAATTATAGATACTGCTTACGGCGGATATGGAATTGCAAAAGATGAAAATGGGAAGGTTATATTTATACCTCATAGTGTTGAAGAGGATATATTAGATATTACTATAACTAAAGAAAGCAAAAAATTTTCTTATGCATCTATAAATAGAATAATAGAATCTTCTAAGTATAGAATAAAACCAAAATGCAAGTATTCTGGTATATGCGGAGGGTGTTTATTTAATCATATAGAATATAATAAACAATTAGATATAAAAAAGAATATAGTTTTAAATGCTCTTAGAAATATTAATTTTAACAAAGATATAAAAATAATTTTCGGAGATAATTTTAATTACAGACTTAGAGTTAATATGATAGCCTATAATGGGAAAATAGGTTTTTGTAGATTTAAAAGCAATGATTTTGTCAATATTGATGAATGCATTATTTTAAAAGAGAGTTTATTTAAAAGAATAAAAAACTTTGCATCTGAAAACAATATAACAGGAAATATTTATGCTATAGAAAATAATAACAGTGAAGCTCTTGCTTTTATTGAACTTAATAAAAAAATAAACATAAAGCCTTTTGAAAAATATTTTAAAGGAATAACTGTAAGGCATAATAAAAATATTAAAAGTTATGGAGCTGACACTATACTTTATAAAACTAAATACGGTAATATTCCGATAGGGCATAAAACATTTTTTCAAAGTAATTTATATCTTCTTGATGATTTTCAGTATAATGTCATTAAGTATTTAAATAATAATGACAGTACTATAGTTGAGCTTTATGCAGGAAGCGGATTTTTCACAGCAGCTTTAGAAAATAGAATAAAAAGTTTTAATAATAATTATAGATTTATTTCCTCAGAGATAAATAAAGATTCTGTACTTATAGCAAATAAATATGGTTTTAATATAAAAAATGAAGATGCTTTAATAACATTAAAAAATATTAATTATAATATTGATGTTTTAATATTAGATCCGCCTAGAGAGGGAATTAATAAAAAAGTAATAGATGAAATAATAAGAATAAAGCCTAAAAAAATTATATATGTTTCTTGTGATCCTATGACTTTTGCCCGTGATGTTAACCTATTAAAAGAGTATTATAATTTATCAGATTTAAATATTATAGATATGTTTGCTGATACTTATCATATAGAGATTATTTCTTTTTTAGAATATAAAGTTTAA
- a CDS encoding response regulator, translated as MAKKTILVLDDEKSIRTLFEEEFKDEGYDVVSTDSGEEALEMLDKGTPHIDLITLDIKMPKMDGLDFLAKVREKHRELPIIICTAYNNYRHEFSVWNADGYILKSGNLTEIKDKIKRLIG; from the coding sequence ATGGCTAAGAAGACAATTTTAGTTTTAGATGATGAAAAAAGCATTAGAACTCTTTTTGAAGAAGAGTTTAAAGATGAAGGATATGATGTTGTATCCACAGATAGCGGGGAGGAAGCTTTAGAAATGCTTGATAAAGGTACTCCTCATATTGATCTCATAACTTTAGACATAAAAATGCCTAAAATGGACGGCTTAGATTTTTTGGCTAAGGTTAGAGAAAAACATAGAGAATTACCTATTATAATATGTACAGCATATAACAATTACAGACATGAGTTTTCTGTTTGGAATGCTGACGGCTATATATTAAAATCAGGAAATCTTACAGAGATTAAAGATAAGATAAAAAGATTAATAGGTTGA
- the rfaE2 gene encoding D-glycero-beta-D-manno-heptose 1-phosphate adenylyltransferase has protein sequence MVNKKLIERNNLDSVLNKYREENKKIVFTNGCFDILHRGHVEYLQKARELGDLLILGLNSDDSVKRLKGNDRPINNEIDRAIVLSALECINYISIFDEDTPLELIKIVRPNILVKGGDYKIENVVGREYSKETVLIDFVDGYSTTNIIKKINS, from the coding sequence ATGGTAAATAAAAAACTCATAGAAAGAAATAATTTAGACAGTGTATTAAATAAATATAGAGAAGAGAATAAAAAGATAGTATTTACAAACGGCTGTTTTGACATACTACATCGCGGACATGTTGAGTATTTGCAGAAGGCTAGGGAACTTGGGGATTTACTCATATTGGGACTTAATAGCGATGATTCTGTAAAGCGTTTAAAAGGAAATGACAGACCTATTAATAATGAAATTGACAGAGCTATTGTTCTTTCTGCTTTAGAATGCATTAATTATATATCTATATTTGATGAAGATACACCGCTTGAACTTATAAAAATAGTAAGACCGAATATTTTGGTAAAGGGCGGCGATTATAAAATAGAAAATGTTGTCGGAAGAGAATATTCAAAGGAAACTGTATTAATTGATTTTGTAGATGGATATTCTACTACTAATATTATAAAAAAAATTAATAGTTAA
- a CDS encoding ankyrin repeat domain-containing protein has protein sequence MKKIFVAVSLFLFNFILYSQNMTNSETLENDTLTNSNNEFFDYIEKGDINKVRELLSKGTNVNSTNSEGWSALHLAVKSDNTLVVKELLSHKRIDMNPVLPADTILIDEENNNGENKWYADGQTPLLLASYYGYADIVSMLLSYGADVLAKDNIDDAMSIHIASARGYPNAVAAILESAAAKNSGIDIVNVGDSTGTTPLMWASMNNQVTVIAVLIRYKADVNIQDDDGWTALHFAAASDSYRAVEILLKNNADANIADIEGKKPVDLTTDTDIKALLNKYTSAESGNNNK, from the coding sequence ATGAAAAAAATATTTGTTGCGGTTAGTTTGTTTTTATTTAATTTTATATTATATTCGCAAAATATGACAAATTCTGAAACTTTGGAAAATGATACACTTACCAACTCCAACAATGAATTTTTTGATTATATAGAAAAAGGTGATATTAATAAAGTCAGAGAATTATTATCAAAAGGAACAAATGTTAATAGCACTAATTCTGAAGGTTGGTCGGCATTACATTTGGCAGTTAAATCTGATAATACTTTAGTGGTAAAAGAATTATTATCCCATAAAAGGATTGATATGAATCCTGTACTTCCTGCTGATACAATATTAATTGATGAAGAAAATAATAATGGAGAAAATAAATGGTATGCTGATGGTCAGACACCTCTTTTGCTTGCTTCATATTACGGATATGCTGATATAGTGAGTATGCTTTTGAGCTATGGTGCTGATGTACTTGCTAAAGATAATATAGATGATGCTATGTCTATTCATATTGCTTCAGCAAGGGGATATCCAAATGCAGTTGCTGCAATATTAGAATCTGCTGCAGCAAAAAATTCAGGTATAGATATAGTTAATGTTGGAGACAGTACAGGCACTACTCCTTTAATGTGGGCTTCTATGAATAATCAAGTAACAGTTATAGCCGTATTAATTAGATATAAGGCAGATGTTAATATTCAAGATGATGATGGTTGGACTGCTTTGCATTTTGCGGCTGCTTCTGATAGTTATAGAGCTGTAGAGATTCTTTTGAAAAATAATGCAGATGCCAATATAGCTGACATAGAAGGTAAAAAACCTGTGGATCTTACTACTGATACCGATATAAAAGCTTTGCTCAATAAATATACTTCAGCAGAATCTGGAAATAATAATAAATAA
- the rfaD gene encoding ADP-glyceromanno-heptose 6-epimerase translates to MIIVTGGAGFIGSNIVRGLNDLGIDDILIVDNLKNASKHKNLNRIKFRDYIDKEDFNSDYLNSFVNDNKVEAVFHQGACSDTMETDGKYMMKNNYEYTKNILHVCLYKKIRFLYASSASVYGNGENGFEENEKNEYPLNVYAFSKYQFDRYLNKLFKENKVQSQVVGLRYFNVYGPKENHKGRMASVAFHLFNQIKAGERMKIFEGSENFLRDFIHIDDVVSVNNFFFENENKSGIFNCGTGNAESFVEIAKALKEVYKSAEIEYIAFPDALKGKYQKYTQADLKKLRAIGYDKSFMNVNTGVKKYAEVLEKSGGYLM, encoded by the coding sequence ATGATTATAGTAACAGGAGGAGCCGGATTTATTGGTTCTAATATAGTAAGGGGATTAAATGATTTAGGAATTGATGATATATTAATAGTAGATAATTTGAAAAACGCTTCTAAACATAAGAATTTAAATAGAATTAAATTCAGGGATTATATTGATAAAGAAGATTTTAATTCGGATTATTTAAATTCATTTGTCAATGATAATAAAGTTGAGGCTGTATTTCATCAGGGAGCTTGTTCTGATACTATGGAGACAGACGGAAAATATATGATGAAAAATAATTATGAATATACAAAAAATATACTTCATGTTTGTTTGTATAAAAAAATAAGATTTTTATATGCTTCAAGTGCTTCAGTATATGGTAATGGTGAAAATGGTTTTGAGGAGAATGAAAAAAATGAATATCCTTTGAATGTTTATGCTTTTTCAAAATATCAGTTTGACAGATATTTAAATAAATTATTCAAAGAAAATAAAGTTCAAAGTCAGGTTGTAGGACTTAGATATTTCAATGTTTACGGACCTAAGGAGAATCATAAAGGAAGAATGGCTTCTGTTGCTTTTCACTTGTTTAATCAGATAAAAGCAGGGGAGAGAATGAAAATATTTGAAGGAAGTGAGAATTTTTTAAGAGATTTTATACATATAGATGATGTTGTATCTGTTAATAATTTCTTTTTTGAGAATGAAAATAAATCCGGTATATTCAACTGCGGCACAGGAAATGCTGAGAGTTTTGTAGAGATTGCTAAGGCACTAAAAGAAGTTTATAAATCAGCTGAAATAGAGTATATAGCATTTCCAGATGCTTTGAAAGGTAAATATCAGAAATATACACAGGCGGATTTAAAGAAATTAAGAGCTATTGGTTATGATAAGAGTTTTATGAATGTTAATACGGGCGTGAAAAAATATGCTGAAGTCTTAGAAAAAAGCGGCGGCTATTTGATGTAA
- the proC gene encoding pyrroline-5-carboxylate reductase encodes MIIGFIGAGAIGGALIEGFIKSGIEYTNIVASVKTMEKKDYLEKNLGIKVYTDNRKAASEADVLFLAVKPYMIPAVAAEISTSIKVGSTIISVAASVSKKDLSRYFSGSRIVRIMPNTPVKTCNGFTSVVETENKVVENGVVELMKKVGMVKVIKEEEIHAYNAMAGCSPAFMYILIEAMSDAGVVMGIDRKTSIEMAAQVFKGTGAMVLESGKHPAQLKDGVCTPGGLTIKGVEVLEEKGLRSGIIESIIASYNKSIESEKK; translated from the coding sequence ATGATAATAGGATTTATTGGTGCCGGAGCTATTGGCGGAGCTTTAATAGAAGGATTTATCAAATCCGGAATAGAGTATACCAATATTGTAGCAAGCGTAAAAACTATGGAGAAAAAAGATTATCTCGAAAAGAATCTAGGAATAAAAGTTTATACTGATAATAGAAAAGCAGCTAGTGAGGCAGATGTTTTATTTTTGGCAGTTAAGCCTTATATGATTCCTGCTGTTGCTGCTGAGATATCAACATCTATTAAGGTTGGTTCTACCATTATAAGTGTGGCGGCCTCTGTATCTAAAAAGGATTTATCTAGATATTTCAGCGGAAGCAGAATAGTGAGGATAATGCCTAATACACCTGTTAAGACATGTAATGGTTTTACATCTGTTGTTGAAACAGAAAATAAGGTTGTTGAGAATGGTGTTGTAGAATTGATGAAAAAAGTAGGAATGGTTAAGGTCATTAAAGAGGAAGAAATACATGCTTATAATGCTATGGCTGGCTGTTCACCTGCTTTTATGTATATATTAATAGAGGCTATGAGCGATGCAGGAGTTGTTATGGGAATAGACAGAAAAACATCTATAGAAATGGCGGCACAGGTTTTTAAGGGAACGGGAGCTATGGTATTGGAATCAGGAAAGCACCCTGCTCAATTAAAAGATGGTGTATGCACTCCTGGGGGACTTACTATAAAGGGAGTTGAGGTTTTGGAAGAAAAGGGACTTAGAAGCGGTATTATAGAAAGTATTATTGCAAGCTATAATAAATCTATAGAAAGTGAAAAAAAGTAA